The genome window AATTATGACTATGACTACGACTCCTATCAACCCTATTTTTACTACGACAACGAGGACGAGGATTTCTACTATCAACAGCATGGTCAAACACAGCCCCCGGCTCCAAGCGAGGATATATGGAAGAAATTTGAGTTGCTACCAACACCGCCACTCTCGCCCAGCCGGCGACCCTCTCTCGCGAGTCTCTATCCCTCAACAGCAGACCAGTTGGAGATGGTTACTGAGCTTCTTGGGGACGACACAATGGTTAACCATAGTTTGATTTGCGACGAGGACAACGCAAAGTCTATTATTATCCGAGACTGCATGTGGAGCGGTTTTTCAGCGGCCGCTAAACTTGAAAAAGTCGTTTCTGAACGTCTGGCATCATTTCAAGCTGCAAGAAAAGAAGCCGTTGTCACGACTGAATCTACGGGGAGCGGTTCAAATCGACTGAAGTCTAACGTTTGCTACTTGCAGGATATCAATACCCCAGCGTCGGAATGTATTGACCCTTCAGTCGTGTTTCCCTACCCACTGACGGAAACCCCCAAACCCAGCAAAACATCACAGTCGTTGGCTGTGGGCCTACCTCTTGATACTCCACCCAATAGTGGAAGTAGCAGCAGTAGCGACAGTGATTCGGGTAAGGGAACATTTAACTGCTGTAACATTATTAACATTAGCCAACATTACTTCTGACATGTCCCCCTTTTACGCtctatgtgtatatttgtgtagtcTGGCAAGTAGTGTGAGAATTTGTAATTTGGCGTGACTGAGTAATTTACTGGCAAATAACGTGTTAAATCCTGGGCTGTTGATGATGGTAGTTGCATAAGGTGCCCCCCCCTTTCCTCCAGAGCTGCGTTTGGATGAAGATGAGCTCAATGCTGCAATGCTCTCATGGAGGAGAGGGCGGGGACGCATTGTAGGCTGTAGCTTAGTTTGAACAGTGATCAATGTGCAATATTTGACAGTGTATCCTTCTTATTTTAGACGAcgatgacgacgacgacgaggag of Alosa sapidissima isolate fAloSap1 chromosome 1, fAloSap1.pri, whole genome shotgun sequence contains these proteins:
- the mycb gene encoding transcriptional regulator Myc-B yields the protein MPQSPSMASKNYDYDYDSYQPYFYYDNEDEDFYYQQHGQTQPPAPSEDIWKKFELLPTPPLSPSRRPSLASLYPSTADQLEMVTELLGDDTMVNHSLICDEDNAKSIIIRDCMWSGFSAAAKLEKVVSERLASFQAARKEAVVTTESTGSGSNRLKSNVCYLQDINTPASECIDPSVVFPYPLTETPKPSKTSQSLAVGLPLDTPPNSGSSSSSDSDSDDDDDDDEEEDEEEIDVVTVEKRKYVKRSESNSSDAACRSHHSPVVLKRCHVNVHQHNYAAHPSTRNEQPAVKRIKFESNGSRVLKQISNNRKCTSPRTSDSEDNDKRRTHNVLERQRRNELKRSFFALRDEIPDVANNEKAAKVVILKKATECIVRMQTEEQKLISVKEQLRRKMDQLNHRLDLLKSS